Genomic window (Streptomyces sp. NBC_01431):
GGGAGGTCCACTCGCGGCCGCCGGCCTCCTCGATGAGGGCCGCCCGGGTGGCGAACTCCGCCTCGGAGAAGCTGTCGAAGTCATTGCTCTTGGCATCCGCGGCGAGCAGTTCGCCGAGCCGTTCGGAGGCCGGGCCGCCCGCCGCGAGCGCCGCGACGACCGGCAGCGACTTCTTGCGCTGGCGCAGGTCGCTCCAGGTCTGCTTGCCCGTGGCGTCCGGGTCGCCCCAGATGCCGAGCAGGTCGTCGACGGCCTGGAAGGCGAGGCCCAGGTGGTAGCCGTACGCCTCCAGGGTGTCGGCGGTGCGGTCGTCGGCCCCGCCGAGAACCGCGCCGATGGAGACGGCGCAGGCGAGCAGCGCGCCCGTCTTGTTGCCCTCCATCTCCAGGCACTCCTCGACGGTGACCCGCTCGCGGTGCTCGTAGGAGATGTCCTGGGCCTGACCGTCGATCAACTTCCGCGTGGCGGTGGTGAGTCGGCGGGTGGCGCGGCCCGCCTCGACCGTGCCGAGTTCGAGCAGGACCTCGTTGGCGAGGGCGAACAATGCGTCGCCGACCAGGATCGCCTGCGCGGGTCCGTGCACCTTCCACACCGTGTCGCGGTGGCGGCGCTGCTCGTCGCCGTCCATCAGGTCGTCGTGCAGGAGCGAGAAGTTGTGGACGAGTTCCACGGCGACCGCGCCGGGGACACCGACCTCGGCGGCGGCGCCGGCCGCCTCCGCGGAGAGCAGGGCGAGCGCGGGCCGCACGGCCTTGCCGCCGTCGCCGTCCGCCGGGCGCCCCTGGGCGTCGATCCACCCGAAGTGGTAGGCGGCGACGGTGTCCATGGGAGCCGCGAGCCGGTCGACGGCCGCGCGCAGCTCCGGCGTCGACAGCGCGCGCCCCCGCTCCAGCAGGGCGGTGACGTCCACGGTGTCCACAGCCGGATTCGCCGAAGCCGAAGGCACAGTCGGCACAGTCTCTCCTCTTGTTCCAGTACTGCTAATAGTCATGCCGCCTCCTGAAGCGGATGAACATGGGGGCGGCCCAGGGCGCCGAGGGCGGCACCGGCGGCGCTGAATCCGCTGCGCACGGCGCCCTCCATGGTCGCGGGCCAGCCGGTCGCGGTCCACGCGCCGGCCAGGTACAGGCCGTCCGCACGGGTCCGCGCCGACGGCCGCAGCCGTCCGACGCCGGGGGTGGGGGCGAACGTCGCTGTCCGCTCCCGGGTGACGAAGAAGTCGAGGATCTCCGCGCCGCGCGCGGCGGGCAACAGCTTTTCCAGCTCGGGCAGGTACCGCGCGCGCAACTCGGCCACCGGCAGGTCGATCTCGTCATCGGCGGCCGACTGGGAGATGGCCAGATACTGCCCCCCGCCCATGAGCCCCGAGGAGTCGGTCCGGTCGAAGACCCACTGCACCGGAGTGCCGAGCGCGGCGAAGAAGGGCTGCTTGAGGACCTTGCGGTCGTAGACCACGTGGACGTTGAGGATCGGCGCGGTGCCGATGTCGAGCAGCTTGCCCGGATCGTCGAGCGCGCCGTCGGGCAGCAGGTCGTACGTCTCCTTCTGCGGGACGGCGAGCACGACGACCTCGGCGTCCAGCGTCTCGCCGGCCACCTGGACCTGCCAACTTCCGTCCTGCGTACGGGAGATGGACTCGGCCTTGGTTCGCGTCTCGGTGCGTACGCCGGCCGAGTCGAGGGCCTTGCGGGCCAGCGTGTCGTGGAGTTCACCGAGCGGCACGCGGGCCCAGCCGATGTCGGCGGCGCCCGGCTCGGAGAGCAGCCCGGTCTTGAAGACCATGGCGGCGAGCCCGAGCGAGGCGTGCGGCGCGGTGGCGTTCAGGGTCGCCACGCCCACCAAATCCCACAGCGCCTCGATGGTGCGCGCCGACTGCCCGTGCCGGCCCAGCCAGGTCGCGAAGTCCACGCCGTCGAGCGCCGGGTCGGCCGGGTCGAGCCGCTTGAGCGCGAGCGCGGCGCGCCCGACGGAGGCCCGCTCGGCGAGCGAGAGGTGCGGGTAGGTCGCCAGGCTCCTGGCCAGATGCAGCGGCACGGGCAGCGCGGCGCGGCGCAGCCGGCCGAGCCGCGGCCCCCTGGGGTGCGCCACGTCGAGGACGGGGACGTCCAACCGGGCCTGGACCGGGGCGAGTTCGGCTCCGCCCACCCGGTCGAGGAACCAGCGGTAGGCGGTGCAGCACCGCAGGTAGACGTGCTGGCCGTTGTCGACGGTGAGGTCGCCGCGCCGGAAGGAGAAGGCGAGACCGCCGAGGCGGGGGCGGCCCTCGATGAGGGTCACGCTCAGCCCCGCGTCGGCCAGTTCGAGCGCCGAGGTGATGCCGGCGAGACCGCCGCCGACCACCACCGCGCGTCCGGGCCGCGTCCCGCTCATGCGCCCTCCCCTCCGGCCGGCCCGGGGTGCTGCGCACGGCGGGCCGATGCAGTCAGGGACGCGGCGGCGCGCCGCGAAGTTGCACGTCGGGCCCGCGTAATGGTCCTCAGCCCTTCGTCCGGGTACGCGTGGGGCATCAGGCGCGCCTCCTGGCGGTCTGCCGGGACACGTACCGGGTGTCGAGGCCGGACAGTCCGCGTACCGCGACGTACGCCTTCTCCCGTCCGGGCAGCGAGACCCGCCCGCGCAAAACCGCCTCCGGGTCGCGTTCGATCCGGTCCAACAGACGCCGGTAGATTCCGGCCATGGCCGCCACGCAGGCGCCGCTGCGCCGGTCCAGCATCGGCAGCAGCCGGTAGCCCTCGGCGAACAGGGCTCTGGCGCGCCGCACTTCGAAGTGGACGAGGCCGGCGAAGTCGGAACCGGCCGGCGGCACCGGGCTGTGGAAGCCCGCCGAGCAGCCGAACTTGGCGAGGTCGTCGGCGGGCAGATAGGTCCGCCCGTTGCCGGCGTCCTCGCGGACGTCCCGGAGGATGTTGGTGAGTTGGAGTGCGAGCCCCAGCGTGTCGGCGTACTCGGCGGCGCGCTCGGTGCCCGGTGCGCCCTGCTGCGTACCGAAAACGCCCAGGGAGAGCCGGCCGATGGCGCCCGCGACACACCGGCAGTAGACCTTCAGGTCGTCCCACGTCTCGTAGCTCTCGCCGTGCACGTCCATCAGGACGCCGTCGATGAGCTCGTCGAGCCCGCCGAGCGGGACGGGGAAGCGGCGCGCGGTGTCCGCGAGCGCCACCGCCACCGGGTCGGTGTCGTCCTCGTCGACCTCGCCGTCCCGGACGCGCCCGAGCAGCGCCCGGGTCTCCTCCAGGCGGGACTTCTTGGCGTCCACCGGCAGCGTGCCGTCGCCGATGTCGTCGACGCGGCGCGAGAACGCGTACAGCGCCGACATCGCCTGCCGCTTGTCCGCCGGCAGCAGCCTGATGCCGTAGGCGAAATTGCGCGCCTGCTGCCCGGTCACGGCCTCGCAGTAGCTGTATGCGGCCTGTACCGGTGCGGACACGGGTGCCTGTGCCTCCACGGTCCGGCTCACCCCTCTCTACGCGCTCTTCGCAAGACGGCTCCCACCTCGCGCATCAGCCTTGCCTTGGTGGGCTTGGGCGGCCCCGGGAGTACGTCGTGGCCGGCGGCAGCGACCGCGTCGAGCGCGGCGCGTCCTCCGGCCACGAATCCGGCCAGTAGCAGCTTGAGTCTGCCGTGGACGCTACCCACCAGGGGGGTGCCTTCATTCAGCAACGACCCGGCGCGTTCCGCCTCGAACGCGACCAGGGCACGCACCGAGGCGCTCCCTCGGGGAGCCGCCAGATCGGCCTCGGTGACGTGGAAGCGCGCCATGTCCTCGGCGGGCAGATAGATCCGGTCCCGGCCGAGGTCCTCCTTCACGTCCTGGAGGTGCTCCACGATCTGCAGCGCCGTGCACACCGCGTCGGAGCGGCGCACGCGCTCGGCGCTCGCGGTGCCGGTGATGGCCAGCACCAGGCGCCCCACGGGGTTGGCGGAGAGCTCGCAGTAGGCGACGAGTTCCTCGTACGTCCCGTACCGCCCGACCTGCTGGTCCTGCCGGTTGGCCGCGATCAGCCCGAGGAACGGCTCGGGGGTCAGCGAGCGGCGGCGCACGGTGGGCTGGAGGGCCTTGAGCAACGGGTGGTGCGGGGTCCCGTCGAAGACGCGGCGCAGATCCGCCTCGAAGGCGTCGAGCAGCAGGAGGCGGTCGTCCGCCTCGGCGGGGTCGACACCGAGGTGGCGGGCGTCGGCGCCGCCGGGGGCGAGGTCGCCGTCACCGATGTCGTCGACGAGACGGGCATAGCCGTAGACGGCCATCAGGTCGTCTCGCCAGGCGCGCGGCAGAAAGAAGGGGGCCACTGGGAAGTTCTCTTCCGTGGCCTTGTCGAGCGTGGTGCGCGAGGAGGATCCGGTGCGCACGTCCCGGACTGGAGTCACCGGGTACCGCCCGGCGCGGGAACGGCGGCCGTCCCTTTGAGCCGGAGATCTTCCGTAGCCATGGCCGTCACATCTCCCGTTCTACACCGCCGACCCAATACATCCTATTTCGGACACGCCGCCTGACCTCCCCGGACGGGGTGACCCGTCGCGCGAGGCGCCCGGGGCGTATTACCCCACTTGCCGCGAATCAGCACCGGTACAGCTTACGTTGTACAACGGCCGACAACACGTCGGGGTGTTGCGAGCATTACGAGAACACTCCAATCCGGCCCAACCTTCCCCGCATACTGGCAACTTGACGGGTTCTTGACCCCGCGACCACACCATAGGACGCGAAGACCCCCGCCGGGGTTGATCGACGGGGGCCGGGATTTCACGTCCGGCGGGTGACTGGGCGTCAGCGGCCGGATTCCTTCTGGTACGCCTTGACGACCTCGTCGGTCGGACCGTCCATGAGGAGCTCACCGCGCTCCAGCCAGAGCACGCGGTCGCAGGTGTCCCGGATGGAGCCGATGCTGTGGCTCACCAGGAAGACGGTTCCGGCGTGCTTGCGCAGTTCCCGGATGCGCTCCTCGGAGCGGATCTGGAACTGCCGGTCACCGGTGGCCAGCGCCTCGTCGATCATGAGGACGTCGTGGTCCTTGGCCGCGGCGATGGAGAACCGCAGCCGGGCCGCCATACCGGAGGAGTAGGTCCGCATCGGCAGGGAGATGAAGTCTCCCTTGTCGTTGATGCCGGAGAAGTCCACGATCTCCTCGTAGCGCTCCTTGACCTCCTCGCGGGACATGCCCATGGCCAGGCCGCCGAGAATGACATTGCGCTCGCCGGTCAGGTCGTTCATCAGCGCCGCGTTCACGCCGAGCAGCGAGGGCTGGCCGTCGGTGTAGACCCGGCCGCTCTCCGGCGGCAGCAGTCCGGCGATGGCCCGCAGCAGGGTCGACTTGCCCGAGCCGTTGGAGCCGATCAGGCCGATCGCCTCGCCGCGGTACGCGGTGAACGAGACGCCCTTGACCGCGTGCACCCGGCGCATGCCCCGGGAGGCGCCGCCGGTCTTGTCCCGTTTGACTATGCGGCTTAGGGCCGCGGTGGCGCTGCCCTTTCCGCCACCGCCTCCGTTGACGGTGTACACGATGTGCACGTCGTCACAGATGACGGTGGGGATGCGCGCGTCGACCACGTCGGCGCGCTCCTTGATGTCCTCAGCCACGGCCATACCGCTCCTCAGCCTTCCAGAAGTACACGAAGCCCAGTCCCCCGACGACGACCGCCCAGCCGACCGCGAGGGCCCACACGTGCGGGGGCAGCGTGTGGCTGCCGTAGCCGTCCATCAGGGCGTAGCGCGCCAGGTCCATGTAGACCGCGGCGGGGTTGCACTGAAGGATGACCTTCAGCCAGTGCGGCTTGCCCCTGAGCACGGTGCCGAGGCTGAACATCACGCCGGACGAGTACATCCACGTACGCATGATGAACGGCATGAGCTGCGCGAGGTCCGGCGTCTTGGCACCGAGGCGCGCGAAGGTCAGCGCCAGCCCGGTGTTGAAGACGAACTGGAACGCGAGCACCGGGATGATCAGGAGCCAGGTCATGCCCGGCATGAAGCCGGACGAGACCACCACGATCATCAGGACGATCATGGAGAACAGCAGCTGCTGGAGCTGCTGGAGTGCGAAGGAGACCGGCAGCGAGGCGCGCGGGAAATGCAGGGCCCGCACCAGGCCCAGGTTGCCCGAGATCGCGCGTACGCCCGCCATCAGCGAGTTCTGCGTGAACGTGAACAGGAACACGCCGGTCACCAGGAACGGGATGTACGCGTCCGAGGCGATGCCCCGCTTCGCGTTCATGAGAACGCCGAAGATGAAGTAGTAGACCAGCGCGTTCAGCAGGGGCGTCGCCACCTGCCAGATCTGGCCGAGCTTCGCCTCGCTGTACTGGGCGGTCAGCTTGGCCGACGAGAACGACAGGATGAAGTGGCGCCGACCCCACAGCTGCTTGATGTAGGCGGTGAGCTGGGGCCGGGCCCCGCTCACCGACAGCCCGTGTTTGGCGGCGAGGTCCGCCGGGGACAGGGTTGTGTCACTCACAAGTGAAAACTTTCGTGTTCATGAAGTACGCCCGATGGTCTCAGAGACCTCTCAGAGCCGAGACTCTCAGATGACGGGAGGACGGCCCAGCCGGGTGAGTCTGAAGACCGTACGCCACTTCATGGGGCGCCGTGGTCCGCAGGGCGTCGTCCAGCCCTCCTTGAAGCCGCCGAACCACGCCTTCAGCGCGGGGCCGGACGGCTTGCGGGCGAGGGTGAGCAGCAGCCAGACCCCGAGGTAGACGGGGACCAGCGGCGCGGGCAGGTTGCGCCGGGCCAGCCAGACCCGGTTGCGGGCCACCATCCGGTGGTAGACCGCGTGCCGGGACGGGGCGGTCGTCGGGTGGTGCAGGACCATGTCCGCGCGGTAGTCGATCATCCAGCCGGCGTCGAGCGCCCGCCAGGCGAGGTCGGTCTCCTCGTGAGCGTAGAAGAACTCGTCCGGCAGCCCGCCGACCTCCGCGAACACCTTGGTGCGCACGGCATTGGCGCCGCCGAGGAACGTCGTCACGCGCGAGGAGCGCATCGGGTCGGCGGCGCGCAGCCTCGGGACGTGGCGGCGCTGGGTGATCCCGGTGTCGGGGTCGGCGATGCGGAAGCTGATGATGCCCAGCTCCGGGTCGGCGGCGAAGGCCTGCCGGCACAGCTCGGCGGTGTCCGGGTTCGCGAGCAGCCCGTCGTCGTCGAGGAAGAGCAGCACGTCCATCCGCGCGCCCGACGGTCCGAACGCCTCGATGCCGACGTTGCGGCCGCCCGGAATGCCCAGGTTCTCCGGCAGCTCCACGGTGCGTACGCCCTCGGGGACGTCCGGCACGGGGGCTCCGTTGCCGACCACGACGACCTCGATCCGGTCGCCGTCCTGCTTGGCGACGGAGTCGAGCAGGGCCCGCAGCTCGGCGGGGCGGTTGCCCATGGTGATGACGACCGCGCCGACCTTCATCGGGGCGCTCACTTCAGCCTGCTCGAAGCGAGCACGGACACGAGGTGCAGCAGCGTCTGAAGGAGCGCGATGCCCGCGAGCACTGCGACGCCCAGGCGCGAGAAGTACAGGTCGCCCCGGACCTGGTCCACGACCGCGAGGACCAGGATCAGCAGGGACGCCTCGATGCCGAGGACCAGCCGGTGGAACTTCAGCGCGGCGGCGGCCCTGCGGGCCAGCGCCATGCCGGAGGAGCGCGGCTCGGCGGCCGCGTCCTTGACCTGGGGCAGCCCGGCCTGGTGGCGGGCGACGCCGACCAGGTCGGTCTCGGCCTTGATCAGGATGGCGCCGAGCGCGGCGAGCGTACCGAGGAAGGCCCACAGCCAGTCGATCCGGCCGCCGCCCCACAGGTCCGCGGCGCGCAGACCGAAGCCGACGAGTACCGCCGCGTCGCACAGGTAGGCGCCGACGCGGTCCAGGTACACGCCGGACAGCGAGAACTGCCTCTTCCAGCGGGCGACTTCACCGTCGACGCAGTCGAGCAGCAGATAGCCCTGTACGGCCACGACGCCGAGGACCGCGCCCCAGATGCCCGGGACGAGCAGGGCCGGGGCGGCGAGCACACCGCTGAGGGTCATCACGTAGGTCAGCTGGTTCGGCGTGACCTTGGTGGTGACCAGGAGGCGGGTGATGCGCAGCGAGATCTCGCGCATGTACAGGCGGCCGCCCCAGTGTTCTCCGCTGACCCGGTCCTTCACACCCGCCGGGTGCACGACCGGGCGGAGCTCAGCTACGGATGGTCTTGGCATAGTCGGCGTACGCGTCCCTGATCTGGTCGGTGGACAGGTCGAGGTGCTCGAGGATGGTGTAGCGGCCGGGGCGGGTCTGCGGTGCGAACTCGACGGCCTGGACGAACTCGGCGTCCGTGAAGCCGATTTCACTCGCCAGGACCGGCAGCGCGTGCCTGCGCAGCACCTCGGCCATCAGCGCGGACTGCTCGGGCGCGCCGCGCAGGTGCATCGCGAAGGCCGCGCCGAGGCCGCACTGCTCGCCGTGGCTGGCGGCCCGGGTCGGGAAGAGCAGGTCGAAGGCGTGGCTGATCTCGTGGCAGGCGCCGGACGAGGGCCGGCTGTCGCCGCTGATCGACATGGCGATGCCGGACATGACCAGGCCCTCGGAGAGGGTGACCAGGAAGTCGTCGTCGCCGACGGTGCCGGGGTGGCGCAGGACCGCCTCGCCGGCGCTGCGCGCCATGGCGGCGGCCAGGCCGTCGACGGGCTCCCCGGTCTCCCGGTGCGAGAGCTCCCAGTCCGCGATCGCCGACAGGTTGGAGATCGCGTCGCCGATGCCCGAGCGCACGAAGCGCGCGGGCGCGTCCCGGATGACGTCCAAGTCGATCAGGATGGCCAGCGGGGTGGGCACGCCGTAGGAGCCGCGCCCGTTGTCGTTGTCGAGCGTGGAGATCGGCGAGCAGATGCCGTCGTGCGAGAGGTTCGTCGCGACCGCGACCATCGGAAGACCGACCCGGGCCGCCGCGTACTTCGTGACGTCGATGATCTTCCCGCCGCCGAGCGCCACGACCGCGTCGTAGCGCTTGCCGCGCATCGCGTCGGCGAGCTTGACCGCCGCGTCGATGGTGCCGCCGTCGACGGGGTACCACTCGGCGCCGGGCAGCAGCGGGCCGAACTGCTCACGCAGCTTCAGGCCGGAGCCACCGCTGATCGCGATCGCCAGGTTCCCGTTGGCCGAGATGCGCTGGTCGGCGAGGACGACCGCCAGGTCGTCCAGCGCCCCCCGCCGGATGTCGACGACAACCGGCGAGGGGATCAGCCGCGTCAGTACTGGCACGCGATCTCACGGCCCTTCGCGAGGTCGTCGTGGTTGTCGATCTCGACCCACGAGACCTCGCCGATGGGCGCGACGTCGACGGCGAAGCCGCGGTTGACGAGCTCCTGGTAGCCGTCCTCGTAGTAGAGGTCGGGGTCGCGCTCGAAGGTGGTCTTCAGGGCGTCGGCGAGCTCCTCGGCGGCCTCGGCCTCGATGAGCGTGACGCCGATGTACTCGCCGGTCGCGGTCGCCGGGTCCATCAGCTTGGTGATGCGCTGGACGCCCTTGCCCTCGGCCGTGATGACCTTCATCTCCTCGTCGGCGAGGCTCTTCACCGTGTCGAGGGCGAGGATGATCTTCTGGCCGTCGCCGCGCGCGGCGAGCAGCGTCTTCTCGACGGAGACCGGGTGGACGGTGTCGCCGTTGGCGAGGATCACACCGCGCTTGAGGACCTCACGCGCG
Coding sequences:
- a CDS encoding ABC transporter permease → MSDTTLSPADLAAKHGLSVSGARPQLTAYIKQLWGRRHFILSFSSAKLTAQYSEAKLGQIWQVATPLLNALVYYFIFGVLMNAKRGIASDAYIPFLVTGVFLFTFTQNSLMAGVRAISGNLGLVRALHFPRASLPVSFALQQLQQLLFSMIVLMIVVVSSGFMPGMTWLLIIPVLAFQFVFNTGLALTFARLGAKTPDLAQLMPFIMRTWMYSSGVMFSLGTVLRGKPHWLKVILQCNPAAVYMDLARYALMDGYGSHTLPPHVWALAVGWAVVVGGLGFVYFWKAEERYGRG
- a CDS encoding polyprenyl synthetase family protein — protein: MTISSTGTRGETVPTVPSASANPAVDTVDVTALLERGRALSTPELRAAVDRLAAPMDTVAAYHFGWIDAQGRPADGDGGKAVRPALALLSAEAAGAAAEVGVPGAVAVELVHNFSLLHDDLMDGDEQRRHRDTVWKVHGPAQAILVGDALFALANEVLLELGTVEAGRATRRLTTATRKLIDGQAQDISYEHRERVTVEECLEMEGNKTGALLACAVSIGAVLGGADDRTADTLEAYGYHLGLAFQAVDDLLGIWGDPDATGKQTWSDLRQRKKSLPVVAALAAGGPASERLGELLAADAKSNDFDSFSEAEFATRAALIEEAGGREWTSQEARRQHTIAIEALGAVEMPEKIRAQLTALADFVVVRKR
- the hpnD gene encoding presqualene diphosphate synthase HpnD, encoding MSRTVEAQAPVSAPVQAAYSYCEAVTGQQARNFAYGIRLLPADKRQAMSALYAFSRRVDDIGDGTLPVDAKKSRLEETRALLGRVRDGEVDEDDTDPVAVALADTARRFPVPLGGLDELIDGVLMDVHGESYETWDDLKVYCRCVAGAIGRLSLGVFGTQQGAPGTERAAEYADTLGLALQLTNILRDVREDAGNGRTYLPADDLAKFGCSAGFHSPVPPAGSDFAGLVHFEVRRARALFAEGYRLLPMLDRRSGACVAAMAGIYRRLLDRIERDPEAVLRGRVSLPGREKAYVAVRGLSGLDTRYVSRQTARRRA
- a CDS encoding ABC transporter ATP-binding protein; the protein is MAVAEDIKERADVVDARIPTVICDDVHIVYTVNGGGGGKGSATAALSRIVKRDKTGGASRGMRRVHAVKGVSFTAYRGEAIGLIGSNGSGKSTLLRAIAGLLPPESGRVYTDGQPSLLGVNAALMNDLTGERNVILGGLAMGMSREEVKERYEEIVDFSGINDKGDFISLPMRTYSSGMAARLRFSIAAAKDHDVLMIDEALATGDRQFQIRSEERIRELRKHAGTVFLVSHSIGSIRDTCDRVLWLERGELLMDGPTDEVVKAYQKESGR
- a CDS encoding glycosyltransferase family 2 protein, translating into MKVGAVVITMGNRPAELRALLDSVAKQDGDRIEVVVVGNGAPVPDVPEGVRTVELPENLGIPGGRNVGIEAFGPSGARMDVLLFLDDDGLLANPDTAELCRQAFAADPELGIISFRIADPDTGITQRRHVPRLRAADPMRSSRVTTFLGGANAVRTKVFAEVGGLPDEFFYAHEETDLAWRALDAGWMIDYRADMVLHHPTTAPSRHAVYHRMVARNRVWLARRNLPAPLVPVYLGVWLLLTLARKPSGPALKAWFGGFKEGWTTPCGPRRPMKWRTVFRLTRLGRPPVI
- a CDS encoding iron-containing alcohol dehydrogenase family protein encodes the protein MPVLTRLIPSPVVVDIRRGALDDLAVVLADQRISANGNLAIAISGGSGLKLREQFGPLLPGAEWYPVDGGTIDAAVKLADAMRGKRYDAVVALGGGKIIDVTKYAAARVGLPMVAVATNLSHDGICSPISTLDNDNGRGSYGVPTPLAILIDLDVIRDAPARFVRSGIGDAISNLSAIADWELSHRETGEPVDGLAAAMARSAGEAVLRHPGTVGDDDFLVTLSEGLVMSGIAMSISGDSRPSSGACHEISHAFDLLFPTRAASHGEQCGLGAAFAMHLRGAPEQSALMAEVLRRHALPVLASEIGFTDAEFVQAVEFAPQTRPGRYTILEHLDLSTDQIRDAYADYAKTIRS
- a CDS encoding phosphocholine cytidylyltransferase family protein; protein product: MIGLVLAAGAGRRLRPYTDTLPKALVPVDGDTTVLDIALKNFAEVGLTEVAVVVGYRKEAVYARKEALEAKYGVAITLIDNDKAEEWNNAYSLWCAREVLKRGVILANGDTVHPVSVEKTLLAARGDGQKIILALDTVKSLADEEMKVITAEGKGVQRITKLMDPATATGEYIGVTLIEAEAAEELADALKTTFERDPDLYYEDGYQELVNRGFAVDVAPIGEVSWVEIDNHDDLAKGREIACQY
- a CDS encoding CDP-alcohol phosphatidyltransferase family protein, producing the protein MPRPSVAELRPVVHPAGVKDRVSGEHWGGRLYMREISLRITRLLVTTKVTPNQLTYVMTLSGVLAAPALLVPGIWGAVLGVVAVQGYLLLDCVDGEVARWKRQFSLSGVYLDRVGAYLCDAAVLVGFGLRAADLWGGGRIDWLWAFLGTLAALGAILIKAETDLVGVARHQAGLPQVKDAAAEPRSSGMALARRAAAALKFHRLVLGIEASLLILVLAVVDQVRGDLYFSRLGVAVLAGIALLQTLLHLVSVLASSRLK
- the hpnC gene encoding squalene synthase HpnC is translated as MRTGSSSRTTLDKATEENFPVAPFFLPRAWRDDLMAVYGYARLVDDIGDGDLAPGGADARHLGVDPAEADDRLLLLDAFEADLRRVFDGTPHHPLLKALQPTVRRRSLTPEPFLGLIAANRQDQQVGRYGTYEELVAYCELSANPVGRLVLAITGTASAERVRRSDAVCTALQIVEHLQDVKEDLGRDRIYLPAEDMARFHVTEADLAAPRGSASVRALVAFEAERAGSLLNEGTPLVGSVHGRLKLLLAGFVAGGRAALDAVAAAGHDVLPGPPKPTKARLMREVGAVLRRARREG
- the hpnE gene encoding hydroxysqualene dehydroxylase HpnE, with product MSGTRPGRAVVVGGGLAGITSALELADAGLSVTLIEGRPRLGGLAFSFRRGDLTVDNGQHVYLRCCTAYRWFLDRVGGAELAPVQARLDVPVLDVAHPRGPRLGRLRRAALPVPLHLARSLATYPHLSLAERASVGRAALALKRLDPADPALDGVDFATWLGRHGQSARTIEALWDLVGVATLNATAPHASLGLAAMVFKTGLLSEPGAADIGWARVPLGELHDTLARKALDSAGVRTETRTKAESISRTQDGSWQVQVAGETLDAEVVVLAVPQKETYDLLPDGALDDPGKLLDIGTAPILNVHVVYDRKVLKQPFFAALGTPVQWVFDRTDSSGLMGGGQYLAISQSAADDEIDLPVAELRARYLPELEKLLPAARGAEILDFFVTRERTATFAPTPGVGRLRPSARTRADGLYLAGAWTATGWPATMEGAVRSGFSAAGAALGALGRPHVHPLQEAA